TCTAACGGACTATTGTCCGCTGATCGGTAAGGGAGGAGGAATGTCAGGTGGACGACCAAGATAGAGAAGCCATGTCGTTTACGGATAAGGTGTTAGAAATTATTCGAGCTATACCCTCTGGCAAAGTGATGACTTATGGTCAAATTGCCAGGCTTGCAGGCAGTCCGAGAGGGGCAAGGCAAGTGGTTAGAATTCTGCATTCCATGAGTCGAAAGCATCAGCTTCCATGGCATCGGGTCATCAATGCAAAAGGTGAAATTGGCTTGAAGGATGAGGAGCATGTCCAAGCTCAGAAGATGTCGTTAGAAAGCGAAGGGGTTCACTTTCATCACCATACTTTTGTAAATCTAGAAATCTATCAATATCACCCGGAAGAATGGGAAGATAAACATAGCTGAGCAACTTCCTACCCTTATTTCATTGGGATGAGCGGAGAACCTGTGACCCTTTACTTTACCAGGGTGGAAGGCATGGCTCTTCATATTCAAGTGCGGACATCAGGTACGTAAAAGCAGTTAAAACCGCTATGGATTGGGGAAAAACGGACGTGGTTACCGTTATTTTGCTAATATACGGTTGCCTTTACGTGTTTTGGCCCAAATAGCGAACGTTATGTCCGATAAATGATCTCTTGCAGCGTTTTTAGCAAAGATAAGGGATCCTATGTCCAGGATATGTCTCAGGGAACTTATTTTATTTATGATGGATGATGTTTTTCTACGGATTTTCGGTATATACTAGGAATGATTTTCCAAATGTTGTCCTAGGAGTTGTTAAATCATGACAGTGCGCTTAAATCCTTATCTAGTTATGA
This genomic window from Ammoniphilus sp. CFH 90114 contains:
- a CDS encoding MGMT family protein, which encodes MSFTDKVLEIIRAIPSGKVMTYGQIARLAGSPRGARQVVRILHSMSRKHQLPWHRVINAKGEIGLKDEEHVQAQKMSLESEGVHFHHHTFVNLEIYQYHPEEWEDKHS